In a single window of the Bombus affinis isolate iyBomAffi1 unplaced genomic scaffold, iyBomAffi1.2 ctg00000059.1, whole genome shotgun sequence genome:
- the LOC126926814 gene encoding uncharacterized protein LOC126926814: MARDLYGQLLTTEHRTHAASERANDLWCHQCDTMEDGERCANLTGNFTTFGHKCTGDKRTCMVKRFSYTTSTEDSTSSPQTWSVERKCTNKCDSGCIVVGERTKLSACTTCCEKSFCNIGTGAANDLTIRGIDLFLALVLQITLTIIMYPS; this comes from the exons atggcgagggatctgtatg gccaactgttaactacggaacatcgaactcacgcagcgtcggaacgagcaaacgatttatggtgtcatcagtgtgatacaatggaagatggagagagatgcgccaatctgaccggaaacttcaccactttcgggcacaagtgcactggtgataaaaggacctgtatg gtaaagcgattttcttacactaccagcaccgaagattcaacgtctagtccacaaacttggtcggtggagagaaagtgtactaacaaatgcgactccggatgtatagtggtcggtgaacgaacaaaactctccgcttgcaccacttgctgcgagaaatcgttttgcaatatcggtaccggtgctgcgaacgatctgacgataagagggatcgatctgtttctagctttagtattacaaattacattaacaattatcatgtatccgtcctga